A stretch of DNA from Scatophagus argus isolate fScaArg1 chromosome 23, fScaArg1.pri, whole genome shotgun sequence:
gtctgtctgtctgtccgtctcctGTTATCTTAACCCTCAGACAATCTGTAGACCAGACTTCAGCCCTGCTTTTAATTTCTTAATGGGGCTAATTTCATGTGTACAGAAAAAGTCCTCCATCTcttactttttcactttttcctttttttgtgtcaAATATTTGATAGTTCAAGGAAATGAAGGCTGCAGATTGTTGTGAAGCTTGAGTCACACTAGAATTTAAAAGTCAGGATTCCTTGATATTTCTTTAATTGATTAAATCAGGCGGAGATTTAAAGATAAGAACAAAATCACTGGAATTCAATCAGCATGGAAACACAATACAGTAAAACCATTTACAAGAATCATGAAGAGCATCAGCTGGCAGAGCTTGACAGCCTCAAATGACTTATAtataattttgttcattttagattttttctttgactgttatttgtcactttgatgcacctttctctctgtgtgggACAGAAACTactcacaacaaggtctgcaGATTATCTTGAATAACTGTCCACATGTTGAAGGTCACAAGAAACAAGTCAGGGTCAACGTATCACCAGAGCAGCTGCCAACTGCTGCTCGCTCTTCTTTGGAACAGCTTTAGTAGCTTTGATAGCTGCTTGTCCCACGTGACACCAAACACAGTAACTGTTGCTATCTAAGTAATTGTTTTCTGTTCGGACACACTCTAAGCTAATCTAACCTGATCCTCGTCCTGATTCGCTGCTGTTCTTACAACACAGCAGTTTTCCTGCTCGGTGTAGAAAGAGCAGAGGTAACACCAGACTGCTGGGCAGACCGAACCAGATTACAGAGAGCGACAAAGCACACTTAGCACTCTCCTCCAGCTGTGATAAGGAAAACAGAGAAGTGCCCACTACACTCCCCCCCAACCTGAACACCAGCACTCCCAGTATGGCCGTGATGGTGTAGAACGCCCTCAGCTTTGATTGGTCAACCTGCCGTCTGTCCCCACCCCCTTCTCTTGGCCCTGGACGAATCAGAACgcagagaacagagaggctGCAGAAGGAGATGACAATTAACAGAAGAAATATACTGCAATAAGatgtgatgatgacgatgatgatggaCCCTCCGTCATTCATGGACATTTGACCTAACCCCGCTAAGCACATCAGCCAAACACAGCCAATGGCGacgtttctgattctgatccctTTTGCCGTCCTCAGGCTCAGGTAGGTGATGGGGTGAACCACGGCCAGGTAGCGCTCCACACAGGTCAGGATGTGAAATAAGATCTGTCCCGTTAAATTTATGGAGAAAAGGTAGGTACCCGCCTTCATCATTTCTGGGACATCAGCATGGAGACCACAACAGACTGCAGTAAACCCCATGATAGTCAGCAACTCTGCAACGACCATGTGGTAAGTGAAGACGTCGGCGTGGCTCATCGTCATGTTGGAGGCCCGTTGCCGCCATCGTTGGAGACCCATGTAGAGGATGAAGgtgcagagagggaggaggaggaggctgctgatGATGGTGAAGGTGGTGAAGGTGAGAGCACCAGCTGTGGTGTTCAAACAGCTgtacagtaaagaaaacatttctgtggaaggagaaaggaaaggaggaggaagagaggcaTTGGATGAAGAGTTGTCTGACATAACTGTGGGCAATGggcaagaacagaaaaaagggaaagatgGAGAATGAGACCAGTCAgtgaaaagtgtgaaataaagtgaactgAATTGCTGCAGAGTCGACAGCTCTTACGCCGTCGTGCTTTGAGcgaaatgctaacatgcttacaATGAGTTTTGTTTTCCCAGTAAGACTGTGGTGAAAAAAACTCTGCCTTTGTAATATGCTCCATTTATTAGTAATTATTTAGACAACAAAAGCATTTGATGATTAGTGAAAAACTGCTTAAATGTTAATAAGCTcatgtcttgtgttttgtggtACTAAGATCTTTATGTGTCACTAAACATAAATGCATACCAggattaaatatttttacaggaGATAAATGAGTGAACATTGTCTTCACATCAAGGCTTATTTGTCTTCTTCAGCTCGGTGGTAAAGCCTCACACTGTGACACACCTGAGCTTCACTGTCGGTGCAAACCTCCTCCTTTAAAATGAGATCTTCAGCAGCAACCAGTCTGCAGTTTTACTTTGTCATGTCGTATTTTAACATGTAAGTATAAAGTAAACTCACcttgtgtgcagtttttcagACCTTCTGTCGGCTGTGTGTCTGGACTGTGAACTGCTGTGctgtacatacatgtatatgttcaccctgtgtgtgtgtgtgtgtgtgtgtgtgtcttgtttttgcatgttgtaTAAGCAGCTAACATTGCTGGACACATCAggacacacactgttttttgtgttttaagttAAATGATCACACGTTCTCACGCCTCAATGATTTATGCTCACAGCtttaaaaaacaagcattttttttcactgaattttGACGTTCTTGGAGGGCATGGTTTCATCAGACAACAGACTGCGGTTCAAACATAATTTACCACAAACAAATACTTCACATGTTGCGTATTTCTGTATTGGACACAATGAGTTTTAATGAAAGTCCTGATTCTCGGCTGTTTTTCCGCTCACCTGTCCATTAAAGTGCATGTTGGACTGGAGTCAAATGAGCTGAAACTTTAAGCTGATGCTTATTCAAATCAAACAGCATCAGTAGGAGCACACCTGTCCATCCGTCTGTCCACTCGTCCACCCGTCTACGTGTCACCTCTAATTTTAATGGTTAATATATTCATTTGATCCATTCAGATTTTTACTTTGACTGTGATTTGTCACCTTGACCATCTTGACCTTTTCAGTGAATATCTGATGTTggctgtctgaaaacaaaaacgcTGTCAGCCATCTGCACTGGACAggagtgtgtttcactgtgcaTGTTCAACATTAATCAGTGAGCAAGCGAGTCAgccatgttgctgtttttcctctgtgacgTCCTTCCGTTTGTTCCTGTACTGTTATTGTTTGTCTCTGGAGGACAGTTTCAGCACTCgctggaataaaaaagacaacaatacATCATGAGGACATAAATGTGTAAGAGCCCGTCTTATTGTAGCTCAGACATTTCAGTCGAAACCACAAACCTCACAGATGCACATGGACGGAGCAGGCAGGTGACAGTAATTCATTTGAATAAACACCAAACTTATTTACATCACCAGCTGTCATTTAAATGGAAAGTTCATATAAAGTAGGCTGACTGAAAGAAACCCAACATTTGTAAGTCACAAGGAGGTAGTCAGATGGGCGAACAAAGTCCAGGACTCCAAGGTCATGTCCAGACTCTGGTCagtggttaagtttaggcaacAAAATAACTTTGGGGAAAGATTGttatttgtaattaaatatTCCTCGAAAACAAGGGAAATACACTACACActcaaaagtattgggacagttgaccatcacaccaacagggactttagtgacgtctcattgtaaacacacagacagctttgcagctctaacagcttccactcttctgtgaaggctttccacaacatgttggagtgtttctgtgggaatttgtgcccattcatgcagtagagcatttatgaggtcacacactgatgttggaccaaaaggcctggctcacaatctccgttccagttcatcccaaaggtgttggatggggttgaggtcagggctctgtgtgggccagtcaagttcttccacaccaaactcatccaaccatgtctttatggagctttgctttgtgcactggggcacagtcatgctggaatagaaaagggccttcaacaaactgttgccacaaagttggaagcatagcattgtccaaaatgtcttggtgtgctgaagcattaagatttcccttcactggaagttaaATGAGTTGGCCTCCATGAATGTCTGTGAGATGGCGCCTCGCTGCATAAATCTGGagtccttttcatttttgtcgCCCCTGCACCTCAGAGAGTTTGAGTCCATCACTGGGCTCAATCAAGTGgattctcagtgtttttcatttctttaactTTTCTTGACCTTTTAGGGAACATTTACTCCCctcattttaataataaacatttgaGTTATTCTGATGTGATTTTTGCCTGTAGAAAACCTTGATCGTGTTGTTGCAGCCTGTGTGTTGAGGCtcgtgtttttctgtttcattaaaaaaacagtctcTTTGCAGCTTTAGTTTGTCTCTACGTTGTGTTCGTGTttccactgaaatgtgtgtatttggatGGCACACAGTCTGGTTTGGGGGCACACAGCCCTGTTTGAAGACGAGGCTCATCATTGTTGTCTCTGGTAAACGAAATGCAAACGAGCTGCCGCTGCGTTCTGGCTGTGACCCTGCAGTCTGAGAGGCCTGCAGAAGGAAAACCTGAGCTGCACATTTGCCTACGGAGAGTTACAGGATAAAgtatcagtaaataaaataccTTTAATAGCTTTGTGACATGCAAGAAAACAAGGCCCATCCTCCAAGCATGAAGATATAAAGACAGGAGACGCCGCAGCTCTGCCGTCCATTTTGGAGACCCAGCAGACAGAGTTTGAGAACAAAAGGTGAGCGTGTGGTTTTTAAAGCACTTTCACTGTGTCTTTGGCTGCTGGTCACCCGTTCTTTCCGCTTTGTGCTTCACGGGCTTTTCGTACGGCTCAGCGACTcatttgtcagtttatttatgaTGCTGTGAGTGTCGTCCAGATTTTGTCATTGTCTCATCTCATGTTCTcatttcccttcctctcctcagtcATGTCCTTCAactcctcgtcctcctccaaCGCGTCCCTCGgtcctcctcacctcccctcctctaattcctccctctcttcaaGCCCAAGTGCCTGTTTTAACTACAGATCCAGCTTCTTCACCTTCACGGCCTTCTCCGTCAccaacatcctcctcctcctcccgctctGCCTCTTCGTCCTCTGGCTGGGTCTGCAGCGATGGCAGAAGCAGCGCTCAGCTTCCAGGGCGGCAACAGCGAGTCACTCGGACATTTTCACCTATCACATGGTCGCCGTGGAGATGATCGGCATCATCGGGTGTGGTTTCTACTGTTGTGGCGCCTGCTTTAATGTGCCGTGGCTGATGGTGGTGGGTCTGTACGTTTTCTCCGTCACCTCATATGGAGAGATTTTCTTTCACGTCCTCTCCTGTATGGAGCGTCACTTTCTACACAGAGCAGGAAAGCTAGCATGTTGGAGGTACAACGCTAAGTCAGGACAAGGATCAGAGTAAAGCATCTTAAATTAAGAAGTTAGAAACAGGCCTGAAGTCTGAGTATTTAGATAACaggagacaggcagacaggcagacaggcagacagaaagacagacaggtgtttTGTTCCTGATTAGAAATTTGAAAACGTGTCAGTTTAAAGTTTCAGCTCATTTGAGTCCTGTCAAACATCCACTTTAATggacagatgaggagaaaacaagGACTTTTCTCAGCACCAGGGTTACTCTTAGTAACTAATAAAGACTCGTATGAGTTGTTTGGTTGTGCACTGTAGTCTGATGGTGTGTGCATCTgatgaaaatcattttcaccaaaatatCAAAAATCTCCAGTGAAAAAACTTCcttcttttaaactttaatgtgtctgaaaatgtaaaaataaacaaacctgGAGATTTGTGGTTGCCAGGAAACATCAGCTGTATTTGTTcacttattcatttattttctgatgtGTGAATGGCTTTAAATGAGGGAATAAACGAAAGGCTCAAAGACACTTTGACACtggctgcacacagacacatctgaAAGTCATCatgcattacatttatttatatgtgaGGCAAACTAAAGCTGCCAATCAGAAGCGATGCCAAGTGATGGAGCAAAGTTTACTGGCTATACGGCATGCAAAAATAAGCCAcaaacaattaaacacacacgTCCAGACCCACACACAGATCAATAAATACAACACAGCCTCTCACAGTCCAGACACACCGgagacagaagagcagaaagatCAGAGTGTGAGAACCTGCAGACCAGGTgagtttattttatgtatttaagtGGTCAGTAGTTTTATCTTATGTTTGAAATTGACATATAATCAGAataattcattgttttctgtttcattgttGAACATGCAGCATGACTgtacaaaatatgttttaacaacataaaaacatgataGTCTTTGTTTTTATACTTGTTAGATGCTCAAAGGTTTTATTAgatatgatttgattttgaagaAGGAGCTCGTAGAGACATTATATGTCAGGTGTACCAAAGGTAAAATGACACATGattcatttcagtatttcactgtCAAATTGAATTGTCTGTTGACTGCTGTGGGGACGCGTTCAAGTTCAGCCttttctgctgtggttttaatttgtttatgaGCCTGAATTAGTCTCAAATAACTGATGATAGACTGAATAAAATTTCgaagtgtttccattttattgattcattcagtcaattaaatatttatgtttagCTTTTGATAGCTGTAGTTTCTAGTTACTTTGGGAACTTAGATTATCAATAGAAAACATAAATCAGCTATTATCAACAGTTATTAGTGCCCAACGAATGACATCCCCATCAGCtaattagctaacattagcatgttgAGACGCTAACCTAAGATGGTGACCATGGTCAGCATTGCCAGCTAACTCAACATGACCACGTCAGCATTGTCACtgtaagcatgttagcatgctaacattagcatttagctcaaagcatcaaTGTGCCAAAGTACATCCTCACAGATCTGATGATTCTCACACCActtgttcatgtttttctctccatccttccctctTTTTCGTTCTGTTTCTGCCTGTAGTTATGTCCAtcaactcctcttcctcctccaatgcttcctttcctccttctctcctctcttccttgGACTTGTATTCTCTCTTCTACAACTGTTTTAACACCACTGCTGGCATTTTCAACGCCACCGCCTTCACCATCTTcagcatcctcttcctcctccctctctacATTGCTGTCCTCTACGTGGGTGTCCAACGATGGCGGCAATCGGCCTCCAACACGACCATGAGCCACTCTGACGTCTTTATCTACCACATGGTCTTCATAGAGCTGCTGAATATTGTAGGGTCAATATTGACCTGTTGTGGTCTCCAGGCTGATCAACCACAAATGGTAATGGTGGGCATGTGCCTCTTCTTCATCAACTCATCGGGGCAGATCTTATTTCACATCCTGACCTGTGTGGAGCGCTACCTGGCCGTCGTTCACCCCATCACCTACCTCAGCTTAAAGAAGGCAAAatggatcagaatcagaaatgtcACCATTGGCTGTGCTTGGTTGATGTGTTTGGCAGGCCAGAGTGTGATATTCATGAAAACCGGTGATTCAAACAGTCCAGTCGCTTACTGTGTTGCTGTCTTGCCATTAGTTATCATTTGTTTCTGCAGCATTTCAGTTCTCTGTGTTCTGAATCGTCCAGGACCAGGGGAAGGGGGTGGGGACAGACGGCAGGTTGACCAATCAAAGCTGAGGGCGTTCTACACCATCACGGCTATACTGGGAGTGCTGGTGTTCAAGTTTGGAGGGAATGTACTTGTCACATCTGTGTATGCTTTACCACAGCTGGGGGAGACTGGAATGTGTATTTTGATGTTGTCAGTGTCCTGGTTTAATGTGCCCAGCAGTCTGGTGTTACCTCTGCTCTTTCTACACAGAGCACGAAAGCTGCTGTGTTGTAAGGGCGACAAACAGTCAACACAAGGACCAGGTTAGATTAGTTTACAGTCTCTGagaatagaaaacaaaagcctGAATTATACCAGCCAGGAGTGTCACTAGAAGATGTAAGTGTAATTACTAAATGTAGATTTCTGAGATATCCCAAAAGTAGAGTCTTGCATTCCTGTTGGAGGCTGTCAAGCTCTGCCAGCTGATGCTCTTCATGATTCTTGTAAATGGTTTTACTGTATTGTGTTTCCATGCTGATTGAATTCCAGTGATTTTGTTCTTATCTTTAAATCTCCGCCTGATTTAATCAATTAAAGAAATATCAAGGAATCCTGACTTTTAAATTCTAGTGTGACTCAAGCTTCACAACAATCTGCAGCCTTCATTTCCTTGAACTATCAAATATTtgacacaaaaaaaggaaaaagtgaaaaagtaagAGATGGAGGACTTTTTCTGTACACATGAAATTAGCCCCATTAAGAAATTAAAAGCAGGGCTGAAGTCTGGTCTACAGATTGTCTGAGGGTTAAGATAACaggagacggacagacagacagacagacagacagacagacagacagacaggcagacaggtgtTCTGCGTctcatttgaaatttgaatatGCGTCAGTTTAAAGTTTCAGCTCATTTGAGTCCTGTCAAACATCCACTTTAATggacagatgaggagaaaacGAGGACTTTTCTCAGCACCCGGGTTACTCTTAGTAACTAATAAAGACTCGtatgagctgtttgtttgtgatgaacAGATTTCTGACTGTAGTCTGATGAAAACCACTTCttccaaaatgtcacttttaatcTCTGACAATAAACTGTTGAGATAATCCAACAGATACAGGAACATGTCACCACTGAACTTATCTGAGAatgtaaaaatcaataaaactgGAGATATTTGGTTATGGACATGCATCATCAATCAGAGTGGTTTCCAGTtgaatttattcattgtttgctttcttgtttatttactttgttgtgAGAAAAGTctttaaatatgacaaaaccTTCATGCTataatgtttctgtgtgcatcagtcagtcagaatcCAGtataatgatgtgtgtgtggctttacATGCTGGAATAAATCTAATGAACGATGACTCtcaggtgtgtttttgagtgtgcAGTGACTTGTACTTCACTCAGGGCCTAAAGTTTGATTTTCAAAATCTGTCAGTGTCAAAGTGTGTTTGAGCCTTTCTGcacctgtggaggaggaaggtgacGTGAGGCAAACTAAAGCTGCCAATCAGAAGCGATGCCAAGTGATGGAGCAAAGTTTACTGGCTATACGGCATGCAAAAATAAGCCAcaaacaattaaacacacacgTCCAGACCCACACACAGATCAATAAATACAACACAGCCTCTCACAGTCCAGACACACcagagacagaagagcagaaagatCAGAGTGTGAGAACCTGCAGACCAGGTgagtttattttatgtatttaagtGGTTAGTAGTTTTATCTTATGTTTGAAATTGACATATAATCAGAataattcattgttttctgtttcattgttGAACATGCAGCATGACTgtacaaaatatgttttaacaacataaaaacattataGTCTTTGTTGTTGTACTTGTTAGATGCTCAAAGGTTTTATTAgatatgatttgattttgaagaAGGAGCTCGTAGAGACATTATATGTCAGGTGTACCAAAGGTAAAATGACACATGattcatttcagtatttcactgtCAAATTGAATTGTCTGTTGACTGCTGTGGGGACGCGTTCAAGTTCAGCCttttctgctgtggttttaatttgtttatgaGCCTGAATTGGTCTCTATAAGTCAGTACTGTGATAAATAGTCAACCTGTGCAGGTGTACCTGCCTCTTGCTCGGTGTCAGCTGGGACACAAATAACTGATGATAGACTGAATATAATTTTGAGGTGCTTGTACTTGAGGGTTTCCattttattgattcattcaGTCAATTAAATTTGGAgtcaaatatttatgtttaactTTACCACTTTTGATAGCTGTAGTTTCTAGTTACTTTGGGAACTTATCaatagaaaatataaatcagCTATTATCAACAGTTATTAGTGCCCAACGAATGACATCCCCATCAGCtaattagctaacattagcatgttgAGACGCTAACCTAAGATGGTGACCATGGTCAGCATTGCCAGCTAACTCAACATGACCACGTCAGCATTGTCACtgtaagcatgttagcatgctaacattagcatttagctcaaagcatcaaTGTGCCAAAGTACATCCTCACAGATCTGATGATTCTCACACCActtgttcatgtttttctctccatccttccctctTTTTCGTTCTGTTTCTGCCTGTAGTTATGTCCAtcaactcctcttcctcctccaatgcttcctttcctccttctctcctctcttccttgGACTTGTTTTCTGTCCTCTACAGCTGTATGAACACCACTGCTGGCATTTTCAACGCCACCGCCTTCACCATCATCAGcaacctcttcctcctccctctctacATCTTTGTCCTCTACGTGGGTGTCCAACGATGGCAGCAATCGGCCTCCAACACGACCATGAGCCACTCTGACCTCTTTACCTACCACATGGTCTTCATAGAGCTGCTGAGTGTTGTAGGGTCCATATTGACCTATTGTGGTCTCCAGGCTGATCAACCACAAATGGTAATGGTGGGCATGTGCCTCTTCTTCATCAACTCATCGGGGCAGACCTTATTTCACATCCTGACCTGTGTGGAGCGCTACCTGGCCGTTGTTCACCCCATCACCTACCTCAGCTTAAAGAAGGCAAAatggatcagaatcagaaatgtcACCATTGGCTGTGCTTGGTTGATGTGTTTTGCAGGCCAGAGTGTGATATTCATGAAAACCGGTGATTCAAACAGTCCAGTCGCTTACTGTGTTGCTCTCTTTCCATTAgttattgtttgtttctgcagcgTTTCAGTTCTCTGTGTTCTGATTCGTCCAGGACCAGGGGAAGGGGGTGGGGACAGACGGCAGGTTGACCAATCAAAGCTGAGGGCATTCTACACCATCATGGCCATCCTGGGAGTGCTGGTGTTCAAGTTTGGAGGGAATGTACTTGTCACATCTCTGTATGCTTTACCACAGCTGGGGGAGACTGGAATGTGTATTTTGATGTTGTCAGTGTCCTGGATTAATGTGCCCAGCAGTCTGGTGTTACCTCTGCTCTTTCTACACAGAGCACGAAAGCTGCTGTGTTGTAAGGGCGACAAACAGTCAGCACAAGGACCAGGTTAGATTAGTTTACAGTCTCTGagaatagaaaacaaaagcctGAATTATGCCAGCCAGGAGTGTCACTGGAAGATGTAAGTGTAATTACTAAATGTAGATTTCTGAGATATCCCAAAAGTAGAGTCTTGCATTCCTGTTGGAGGCTGTCAAGCTCTGCCAGCTGATGCTCTTCATGATTCTTGTAAATggttttattgtattgtgtttcCATGCTGATTGAGTTCCGGTGAATGTCTTTTGTTCTCACTTTTTATTCTCTacctgattaaataaaaaggaaatatcaAGGAATCCTAAATTAAAGACTTTGGTATGACTCAAGCTTCACAACAATCTGCAGCCTTCATCTCCTACACTGCAAGTCAACAGGACAAAGTCAGCTCTCTCTGCATTCACAGCAATCTTACCAGATGAGCAATACGGCTCATAATGAGTAAAGTGAACTTGCTTCAGTTCATTATCACACGCTAATGTGACGAGAAAAGTGACAGCTGCTCTCTCAGGTTTACCTGTGCTGATTTCTGACAGATAGTGAACAACAATCAAGTTGAGACGGATTGTTAGATCATCCTGTGAAAAAGGTCAGGACATTGACATTTTCTGAGATCGATGCTGTCACCTAGAGGTCTTTTCAAGTACTACATGTACTATTCCCAATGGTCGGCTCAGTGTCCGCTTGCTGGGAAAAGAACAAGCTATTTGGGAATGTGGgcttctctgtattacaatttaattaaagattttggtctagacctgctctaattggaaagtgttatgagacaaaaaaatggaaaaacaagctttcaaatatttgacacaacaaagtaaaaataataagtaaaaaagtaaaagatggAGGACTTTTGCGATACACACGTAAGTCTTATATTCCTCTCAAACGTTGGGCACAAATGTGTTAAAATCCATGTGACTGAGCACTTTTCCCTCTCCAAGATAATCCGCCTACCTGACAGGTGAGGCACATCAAACTGATGTTAAACACAGGTGTGGTCTCATTGAAAGGCCGCTCTGTAATGTGCTGGATTATCACACAACAAAATGAGGGAGCACACTGGTGGCTGAATGTTCGTTTCATAATCATAATCTGACTCCAAAACATCTTGCCAGCCAAAGACGACAGCTACACACTACAGCTAAGACCACTACGACTTGTTCTCCTGCAAGACTGGCTGATTTTAGTCTGACCATCCCAAAACTGGACATCCAGTATAAACAATGACAATGTGGACATCCACAACATACACATGaatatattgtaaaaaaaacatttaaacacaaggGTATTTAGTTGTGTTTATTAATGAAGGCACATTTTGGAGCATAAACACAGGATGTGACATTTACAAATGACAAAAGTCACCACATAATTCATCATCAGTGAATTATAAGCAACACGTTGAAGTTGTATTACACAAAGTCACCACAATGCTTGATTTAATTTCTGTTCAAGGGACTTGAAGGATT
This window harbors:
- the LOC124054728 gene encoding uncharacterized protein LOC124054728; translation: MEQSLLAIRHAKISHKQLNTHVQTHTQINKYNTASHSPDTPETEEQKDQSVRTCRPVMSINSSSSSNASFPPSLLSSLDLFSVLYSCMNTTAGIFNATAFTIISNLFLLPLYIFVLYVGVQRWQQSASNTTMSHSDLFTYHMVFIELLSVVGSILTYCGLQADQPQMVMVGMCLFFINSSGQTLFHILTCVERYLAVVHPITYLSLKKAKWIRIRNVTIGCAWLMCFAGQSVIFMKTGDSNSPVAYCVALFPLVIVCFCSVSVLCVLIRPGPGEGGGDRRQVDQSKLRAFYTIMAILGVLVFKFGGNVLVTSLYALPQLGETGMCILMLSVSWINVPSSLVLPLLFLHRARKLLCCKGDKQSAQGPG